tgctgaagacgactgtgttgctgaaacggtacattttgaaaacagcgcctcctggtggtggtagaaaattctaaaaaaaacaaactgttacaactttgccaatcctggtccgatctgaaccaaacttgcaaggattgatgacagtccggccctgaacacgtctatatgaaaatattaattttcaaatacagcgccccctggtgacagcagacagaattacatttatagtttttgatgctgctccaacagagattgttgtatccacttgaaacttagtatgtgggaccccagacccttcctcaacatgtccgtaaaaggtcacctccctacaggaagtggaacgcccgaaacaggaagtaaagtcttacattgtccgattgacacaaaactagatatgtgagttacgggaccttccctgaacatgtttacggagacgccgttgaccgaacaggaagtcggccattttaaacaggaagtgccctctaactttgcagtacattgtccgatctgcacaaaaccttatatgtgacaccagcaacctgtcctgagcatgtctgtaaaaggtcacctccctacaggaagtggaacgcccgaaacaggaagtaaagtcttgcattgtccgattgacacaaaactagatatgtgagttacgggaccttccctgaacatgtttccagagacgaacaggaagttggccatttttaaacaggaagtgcccgctaactttgccgtacgttgtccaatttgcatgaaaccttatatgtcacaccagggacctgtcctgagcatgtctgcaaaagatgacctcccaacaggaagtggaatgcccgaaacaggaagtcaactctaaaattgtccgatctgcacaaaacttgatatgtaagacaagggaacttccctgaacacgtttacggacgcgcatttgaccgaacaggaagtcggccattttaaacaggaagtgccttataactttgccatacgttgccgatcccccccgaaatttggatcggcatgtgcggggacgccgctgaaaataactagtactgaaaataactagtaccgcgcgcggtgaatgaacaacaaaacacataaatagCAGGAAGTGGTTAATTATCATGGTAAACAGGGCTTTGCACAGAGAATTTAGATTTATAGAGAGCAATGCTGAATAGCAATTCTCAGCACATTGCTAATTGTTTGATGGATAGTAGCGAGCaatttgcatttatattgtaCCCGCAAACTCCTCCCACCTATTTAGATCCCATATGTAACTAACTCCTGACACTGGAGCAATGGTCACAACAGTCTGCCCGCCTCAAACCCTAAAGAGTGCGTTTGTGACTGGGCTTTCTGTTACCCGCTGTTCACACTGTGGGTGGTGTGTTTTATGGGTCGCTTTGACAGATTTCTACAGCAGCATTGAGGAGCTCTGCTGCGGCTATAAAGTCTGCAGCCTCTTTGGATTTTTAGCGTTTCTTTGTCTAATTTAACATTCCTTGATTTCGGTGGGGAGTTAAGGTGTGCTCATTATCTCATTTCTGCTTTGTATGGTTTGTATGAGTTCCAGATTTCTTTCTTCTCACAGTACTGGGATGTTTTcttaaataaatccaaaaataaTTAGGAGTGAGTGATAATCAAAAAGTCGTTTGTGTCACCTTGTGTGTGCGTTCAGCAGCAGTGCCGCCATTGAACTGCATGTTCGCAAAGATCCATACTGACACGGAAGACAAATTGCTGTCTGATTCCTAATTGTCACCACACTAAAAAACTGAGGAAACAGTGGCTCGGattgaaagttgaaaattgGTGCGGCAGCATAAACTCCGCGTTTCGTCTTATAAACTTAATTCAATTGGTCTTAATCTTTGATCATGGGCAGggaaatcaaacacaaagagtgaaaaatgaaCTGTCAATACCAGACGGGTTGTACGTCTACGCTTGTGATGAAATGCAGTCTGTGACAATTTGACTCATTTTATTGTTAAGTGTTTCAATTCCCTGAACTGTCATTcaaaactttaacttttacttgAGGAGCTCAAATTATCACTTTTGGGCGTGtgcaacaaaacaatacattcttGTCACCTCTGGTGCTGCTTCGTTGATAAACCGTGGACATTTGGGAACAGACTTGTTTCAGCCATATGCTCCTTGCCTCGTCATCTCCATGAAAGCAAACGCAGTGTATGGTTGAACTGAGTGCAGCCCGAGAGAATATTGTCCGAACCCGACATGCTTTTTCTTTGGAGCCAGATACAATTAGAGTAAGCTGAAGTTAATCTGACAGTAACGCAGGAGGTTGTAACTGGCctgcctgtgcgtgtgtgcgtgttcgtgtgcgcgtgcgtgtgcgtgccgCCTGCATTCAGCCGTCACAATTACAAACAACCAAAGTTATCGTTACATCGGGGAGGAAGCAACTATTAGCCCCACGGCACtagtgtaatataatataactatAATAACATTTCAGACTCGCCATTAACGACCATCAGTTCTCTCTCGTGGAACTGTAACCACTGATAACTAATGACATCATCCCGACTGTCGTGGTTTATTTTCCGTTGTTGCGGAGGAAACGGACAGTATCCACAGGGAATGGCTTCGATAGCTGGGTCAAAATACACTTTAATTTCTACTTATTATCACTTATTTTCACTTGTTATACATCTAtatattaaatgtttacaccTTAATACAGTGAAGCAATTAAGGTCCCTTCAGGTTTCCATACTCAACTGTTGGAGATTGTATTAACACCCATTGATGTCACCTTTTGGCCAATTTGTGGCTCACACCTCGTCTTCAGCTTCTATAGCATTGTCCTCGCTCCATGCATTATTCTGTAAGCGGGAGGCATGTATTCAACCTAACCTTatgagcagagagagcagcttTTTGTAGAGTCCTTGCTCCGGATTGAATCAAGTGTTGTGGGACACTCGGACGTGTCTTGATAGCTGTGGGAATATAGAAATATTTGTCGCATATTTGATTGAACTCAAGCCTTTCCTGCCAAAAACTCAGCAATAAATCTGCACCATGGCGTGTCTCTCCTTAGCTGGTGACAACTCGGCACAACGCCATCATATCTGTGCACGTACTTCCTGTGACCAGCAGCATTAACCCAGCAGAACAGGCAGAACTGGGTAAAATGGTGACACTGGTACGGAGAGTATCGCACGCAACAGACACAAGTCAAACTCCCAGTGGACGTCGCACAAACTGTTCGCGACTAAAATCCTTTTTTGGAAAAGCAACAGCCCAACATTTGGCTGGCCCACCTTTGTTTCTCAGTCAGTCACGGAAATTTGTGTTTGCTTGACTTGCCCCGCTGTCCGCGTAAAGCCAAAAAACTGTTGGCATGTCCTCTATGCCTGCAAGGAGCAaaagcagagcacacacacacacacacacacacacactctgtcctgCTGGCACACATCAGTGCAACTCAAAACAGCACCTATCACTAAAGTGgagttttatttcattatgtTCTGGTTATGGTGTACAGTGTGACACTTGTTTCCAAGGttactgagattttttttttttttcccaatgcCTTGTTATTGATCGTCTTCTTTATAATGTTTGCCACAATCTCCACATACTGCACACCTCTCCACACgcagcaggggaaaaaaatccccGTATCTGATGACTTCCTATCGACGCAGCTCATTGTCCGAGCGACACTCTCGCTGCAGGGCCGCGTTATTGTGTTGCTTACGGCTGCTTTATACGTTTCCTTTCCACGCACAGGCAAATCTGACTCTACCCGGGCCGCTGGTAGACAATGCAATTCAAAAATGTAGAGTCTGCAGTTGTTTTTAACGGCGGAGAAAACAGACCATCCATCATTTCTTTTGTCTATCCACGGAGACTTGAATTGATTTTGGATCATTGCGTAGATAGGCAGTTAGCTTCTCTTTGGCACTGCTCAAGCGCTGCAGCCCAGGGTTTATAGGAACATtgtctttgaaataaaagcatTCGATTGTTATCTTCATTTCAGAGAGATTCGAGTTAGTGCAGTCATTTTTCACTGGTCTTTGTAAATAACTTTTCTCGCAGCGTCTTTGTGAACGAGACCTCATTAACCTTCACTCTCAGCGTTTGGAGCCTTTCCTTCATGCTCCGCGTGTCTTGAGCATGAGACGAGAAGAACACTTTAAAAATAGACATCTTATTATTTCTCGACATGTTGAGAACACCTGGCTTATATGAAAACTTTTGTTTATCACCTTCACATATCAGTACGTTACGTTATTAGGGTGGTTGTGTTTTTCCAGAGTTTTCAAAGACAGATGAACAAGAATAACAGCTGTGGCACTAAATGCAGTTATAATACCAGATGTAGCCTATTTACGAAGAACAGTTTAGATTTACCCCACATTTAGTGTGAAAATCCTTACAGCTGCATGCACGCAAGGTGGACACATTCCCAGCACCTGTATTGAGTACCATAtcatctgtctgtgttgtgcGCGGCCTGTTGCTTCTTTCTTTAAACTCTTTGGGTTTTCCCATACGTGTCATCGCTTACCAGCCGATATAATAATGGGGAGTAACGGCTGCTCTGAAGAGAGATGGCCAGAGCACCCGAGTCCAAGCTCtttggagacaaaaacaatgcacTTTACAGAACATTCTTGAGAACTTTAGAAAGCCGCTTGTTCCCCCCGCTCTCTTGCATTTGCATAGCGTGAAGGATCTTgaccaaaaagtaaaaaaaaaaattagcaaCCCATACAAGCTGCATCTGAAATCTTGAGAGCAGCTGAAGGGCTCTTGTGGCTGCGGAGTGGAGGAGTCCAAACCTCGCCGTCACCCCCACACCATGTGGCGGAGGTCCTGGTATTGAGGCCCCCAAGTCATTAATCACTAGGATCTTTTCAGCTGTCAATACGTACAAAAAGAAACCCACAAACCCAACAATGGTGTCTTAAATacaaagtttcttttttttgaagcagGGGCAAATATAGTTCACCGGGGATTATTGTTTACTGCTCTGTCCGGCACAAATCTCATACAGTATTCATAAAGAGCTTATCTCGTGGAGAAATCCCTGTCTCAACAACACAGCCACATTATCAGTGAAAACTCCCGGATTTTTTCCAGGAAGTGTATTTTACTCATTTTTCAAAGAGCTACGGTCTCTTATCAGTGTACTTCTCAAGTGTGGGAGCAAGCAGTGAATAGGTAGAATCCTGCAATGTGAGCGATAAGGTTTGCAGCTCTTGACATACAATTATTGATATGTCCTTGTGTCACTGCATttgaaggaaaaaagacaagaaaggtGGCTAATATACAGTATGGCTGCAGTATTACTCTCATTAAATCCCAATGTTCAGTAATAGAGTTTCAGAGTAAACAGTGACCAAGCCTTTAATCAAGTTTATATCCATATTGACACTTGTTAATCCAACTCAATATCCTTAAACCATGTGATTTCTTAGCCTGAGCTGTTTGCTAGGCATCTTCAATTCACTACAATAATGATTTGCTAATTAATATCATCTTGCACTAAGACGATAACCTCGCGTTTTTAACTCACCCTCTGAAATACGAGAAATGATGCGTCCTTTAACGCATTTAAACCATGCATCTTTATTTGATGACTCAATGGAGTGTCCTTCAAGGCAAGAAATTAAATGCAGCAGATGGCCGAACGCTAGAATCTCTATTGATCCGATGCTCGGTGTGCTATTTGACATTTGTAGTTTCATGTTACAGATTTCAATCATCGCTGCTGAGTCAGGGTGGTGCCGAGATGTGTTTGGCTCTTCAGTTTTCAGCCGGCGATGATTTGTAacatataaacaacacatttcatggAAGGACATCTGCCACTTCTACAGATGCTGGAGGCTCTGTATTTCTATACGGCACATAAAATGGAATATTTGTGGGGGGGACTCGCGCCGTAAACTTTATAGGTGCAAGATTTGTTGTGCCGTATTGTGTTAAATCTAATCCTGGTGGTTCTTCATGCCTGCCTTTGCCAAGCCCGGCATACTCTGCTGCTGGGTAACATGCACTTGCAATTTATTGATTTCCACACCggctttgtatgtgtgtgtgggtgtgtgtgtgtttaacatgaACTAGCATTAAACGTGTGGAAATAATGGTTTGTCATGGTTGCAAGTGTTTAAACTAAACCGATTatctccattttgttttcagtttgattTTGGGTcgaaataaaaggaaaacaagtgaTGCATTCAAAATGGATTGTATTTAGAAATCATCTCTCGGTGAGGCATTTTTTTCACACATCGTGTTTTTCTTCGtttctcttcttccctctgcaGAAGTGCTCAAACTGAACTGGCATTGTAACCCACGTTTGATGTTGAAAATAGCACGGAGGAAGCCATGGAAGTGAAGGAACGCCGACCCTACCGCTCGCTCACTGCCCGGCAGGACACGGAGCGCCGCTACACCAGCTCCTCAGCAGACAGTGAGGATGGAAAACCCAACACCAAATCCTACAGCTCCAGCGAAACACTCAAGGCCTTCGATCACGACTCGAGGATGGCTTACGGGAGCCGCGTTAAAGAAATGGTTCATCACGAAGTGGACGAGTTCAGCCGGCAAGGTTAGTCTTATCTGTGCCAATATTAGGAAATCTGGGCTTATTCTATAGATAGTAATTGTCATTGATATCGCTATTATTCATCTACAAGAACATTAGCAGTGCAAAGTGGCATGAAAATGCCAGTTGTTAGTTTAAGGGCACATTACCCCCCCTTCTCAACGTATGCATCAGTGCATTTTTATTAAAGAGCCTCTTAGTAATTTACATTCAGCCACCGTAGAGGTCACTCTGGATAGTTGGACTATTAACAGAGGCCCAGGGGCTGAACTTAACactgacagtgttgtttttgcatgGGACACGTAAATCTGCACCTGACCGTTCACATATGCTATCAATCGTCAGAGCTCGAACATTAAAGCTTTGAATTCTGTGTTCACAAAAGCACAGAATTTGCACAAGTTGGTTTGAGACATGATTTCTTAAAGTTAAAGACTGCCTAAACAAATACAGTTTCTGCAATAAAGACTGCCAACAGCGATTCATTAATTAGCATATTTAGCGGAGTTATGTTTTAACCACGCTCATCTAATTTTACTCTAACTCTTACGCCCGCGAGGCcaggcaaaaataataaacctTCTGTGTAAGAGGGCGTTTGCTCACCACCGAAGCAGCTAAAGTTTAGCCTACCACGTCAATGCAAAGCACCCAGTCGCGAGTGCAGCcgcagctaacgttagcaggaAAGACGTTAGCAATTTAGCGAGCCATAAAAAAAGCTCTTCGCCAAACTTCAAGTCTGTGACCGACTACTTTACAGACCCTTTCAAGAGCTACGTCACAGAactttggggtcagaaaacacatttgtattttctaattatttttgacaaaaagtgtGACAAAAAGAACACAGTGGAATTGaaatggctgcatctgttcaCGTTTATAAAGCCACTTGTTTTGTTACATATCAATCTTTTGATGTGCCGtgataatgaatttaaatgaaaatacatcaaCTTAAGGGCTTTTCTCAGCTATTtttaggtgagattaaaaaagattaGATTAATTCATTACAGATCATAATGAATTAATCTCTTGACAGCACTATCTCAAATATGACTCAATGAACAACTGGAGCCATTTCAAATGCTGTTATTTTACccatcaagaaaataacaggCTCTGTCAACAATCTCTGAAAATCGAAACAGGTCAGTCACTCAGTTATGACTCATACATAATAAGCATCACTGGCACAAAAATACAAACCCTGGGTCAGATGTGATATAATGTACAGTAACATCCTAAATTGCAGCCAAGGCAAATtgctcattgtgttgtttttgcgtTGCAAATTGCCCCGACACACATTATGATATGCAATCCAGTCATTTCTTTAATTATATGCATCAATGACCTTTTATGGTGGATAAATGTATGAAGCGCATTgctcttttatttaaattaaacaaatcctACCGAGGCTTTGAAATCATCAAGGTCTGCTTTACCAGAGCGCGGCTTTTTAGAGATAATTCTGAGAATTAAAGGGAGAGAAAATTGAAAAGACAGATATCTTAATTTTCAAATGCACCCTTAATCTTTTGTGTCTGGGTTTTAAATACTAAATGCACCAGCGTCTTCAAGTAACTTCACTTTTAAAAGATTACCGCACCTCTCAAGGCTGGGATATTGCTGTTGTCTTATTCTGCTATGAATACAGTTCATTATGTTAACTGATGCAGTTAGTGGCAGGTTTAATTCCCTGAGCCGTGCATTTATTGCCTTGCCACAGGAACAGACTTCTCCCTTCGAGACCTCGGCTTTGGAGAGGCCCTCCCGTCGCATGTAGCCACGTACAGGACTGACCTTGGGCTGCAACACCGCGACTACTCGGTCAGCGTGGGCTCAGACGCCGACACGGAGACTGACGGCATCATGTCGCCCGAGCACGCCGTCAGACTTTGGGGTCGTAGCAACACCAAGTCCGGCCGCAGCTCATGCCTCTCCAGCCGGGCCAACTCCAACCTAACTCTCACCGACACTGAGCACGAGAACACAGAAAATGGtaggcacttttttttttcctcaattcaATTCTCGTTTCTTTGCAAAGTGGATTTTTGATTCTGGTGTGGAAGTGAAACAGATGTGTGAATTTGTATTTtgaggcagagacacacacgtacGCAGGCAATGAATGATTACTCTGTTGTTTTGGATTTGTTACGTTTGTGACTTTCCTGTCTGCGTCCATTTCCAGCCTCTGACTCCGCtgaatttgactttttgacatgtttaaaaGACAATTACCGTTGTTATAGTACAACCAGGTGCTTGGCTTATGCCTCTGCTGTAAATAATTTCCAGATCATTTTCTCCTCGCTTTTATTTTCGTTGGAGTGTGTTGATCACCGTGGACTGTGATACAGGATGGCCTGGCAGGTTTCATTTGATGACACCAGTGCCAGGAAGTGGGGGAGCCATATGTTCTGAATTTATCTCTCTGTGGCTTGGTATTTCTAAGTGGCCCCCAGGGGTCTGATGAGCCTGTGCGCTCGTCGGGGTCagataatatgtaaatatgaggCATGTCAAGTGCCAGAGAAAGGCCAGGAGATAATCGCCGTTCTGCCGAAGATACAGTGCACTTATTCAGGTTGTAGATTAGCATACCATGGAGTAATGATATTAAAGAATTCTGTTTGGAACAGAAATACCGTTTGGATCCTCAGCTCAGTCCCCAGGCGCTTATTTGTCTTGCTTATTTTGCTTTTGGAGTATAGTCACTGCATTTTGGAGGCTGCACCTGGCAGACAGGTTTCCCTTTACTAACGCGGGCCCCCCCCCCTTTATGTCCCCAGTGCCAGCTCCTCTATGTATTTGTTTACCTAAATCTCTGCCATTTTTTATCAACACGGAGGTATCGCGTTGTAAATTCTAAGTTCCGCGTTCACATTATGCATACATTACACTTCAGAGGTAGAGGACCTCATCAAGGATCTAGCAGCAAAATTCTAATTGCCCCTTGAGCAGCCTTGCAGAGAACCTTGTGAATAGTTTTGCATTTCAGAGTGTGTCACATTATGTATTGGCTCCTTATTATAACTGACAGAAACGACTCTTGGAAATGGAATCCATTTGCCCGATATGACTCAGGCAGAGAACGTGGCATCCCTTTTTGCCTGATCATCTGCGATGCCAGGAGACGTGAATTTGGCTGCATTGTACATAATTAAAGAGAATCTCCATGGATGGCTGTTCAGGGGTTGTGCTCGGAGCAGCCGTAGCTGCAGCATCACGCTGCATCTGTGAGGCCCAATCAAGATTCTAAGTAGCTTTTTATTCCACTCACCGAAGCAGAAAGAGCACTTGTATTCAGTGTTTAATTCAGTAATGCCTGATAACATACAATTTATATATGGCAAGTTAATTAAAATCCATCGAGCAGacttgcttgtgtgtgtgtgtggtgtaatcTCTTTGAATCAACAAACCATTTACTCTGCTTTAATGTATTCACGCTGCTGGGCAGTTCTCCCCCTTTTCTCATGTGACTTACTTGACCCCGGTTTTAATGCATGCAAATAAGCAATAGTGATTTCACTGCAATTTTTTGAAGCTCAGCTGACTCCCTGGCGTTgcttactgtatatatatatactgtgtttttattccagATGTGATGAGATGATAACTTAAGCTGCTAATTACTTACCGCAAAAGCAATTATGCTCAGCACCAATTATGTCTTAGTCGTGATTGATCAATAATTTGAATGCAACCCTTTTATTATCATGTAAATCAAATGATTTGAGAAAGAGCCGGACTTTGGCTCCACCTCGTAGCTCGGTTTCTGACCTTGAAATTTGAGCGTTGATGGgagactagcactttatagtttggcttacttgcagcacttacttacttctagctcttgtttgtacccaaatgttttaatgcacttattgtaagtcgctttggataaaagcgtctgccaaatgacatgtaatgtaatgagacGTCGACCAATCGCGGAGCAGTTCCTCGAGAGACGGcacctcctattggctgttctactaaGCAGCTGTGTGGCGTAACAGCTGCCCATGCTGCAAAGCAACCTTTAAACAACATATGCAAAACAACATATGCAAACTTGTGAAACTCGACTATCACCAATTTTCCCAGCGACCCCactccactgcagctttaatgtgctTGTATCATGTCAGCATTTACAGATGGATTTGTGCTCATGTGTATGGGTTGGTTAGGATTAATAATGCAGtatttacacgtgtgtgtgtgtgtgtgtgtgtgtgtgtgtgtgtgtgtgtgtgtg
The DNA window shown above is from Solea senegalensis isolate Sse05_10M linkage group LG5, IFAPA_SoseM_1, whole genome shotgun sequence and carries:
- the LOC122769458 gene encoding teneurin-4 translates to MEVKERRPYRSLTARQDTERRYTSSSADSEDGKPNTKSYSSSETLKAFDHDSRMAYGSRVKEMVHHEVDEFSRQGTDFSLRDLGFGEALPSHVATYRTDLGLQHRDYSVSVGSDADTETDGIMSPEHAVRLWGRSNTKSGRSSCLSSRANSNLTLTDTEHENTENEVEDLIKDLAAKF